One Rosa chinensis cultivar Old Blush chromosome 3, RchiOBHm-V2, whole genome shotgun sequence DNA window includes the following coding sequences:
- the LOC112192375 gene encoding leucine-rich repeat receptor protein kinase HPCA1 codes for MATVRLLLFLALCSGIQVVFSDDAAAGLQSFKAVWRNYPPSWDRSSDYCGWEGITCNQESSVTAMRLSGMGLVGDLSGDIGAFTELTSLDLSFNPGLTGPLSPQLGQLQKLNILILAGCKFTGSIPDELGNLGELTFLALNTNNLTGKIPASLGKLSKLYWLDLAENQLTGPIPVSSATSPGLDQLVKAKHFHFNKNQLSGSIPATLFSAEMVLIHVLFDGNKLSGTIPSTIGQVQTLEALRLDRNALTGPVPKSINNLTNVNELNLALNNLTGPLPDLTGMNSLNYLDLSNNSFDPSEAPSWFSALPVLTTLVVEYGPLQGTVPEKLFSLQDLQQVKLKNNAFNDTLNLGDSIGAQLNVVDLQNNDISQVTIGYEYKNSLILVGNPVCNTTTGLPYCQIPQTTVYSTTISCGNAKCPEDQKLSPQSCQCAYPFEGTLYFRAPTFRDLSDANKFHSLEMSLWSKLGLNPGSVALENPFFNIDDYLQIQLALFPSMGTYFNRSEILRIGFDLSNQTYKPPAEFGPYIFIPAPYTFRAAHKKSVSTGVVIGIAIGCTFLVLGLVGVGIYAIRQKKRAERAIGLSRPFASWAPSGKDSGGAPQLKGARWFSYEELKKCTNNFSDNNEIGSGGYGKVYRGMFADGLVVAIKRAQQGSMQGGLEFKTEIELLSRVHHKNLVGLVGFCFEQGEQMLVYEYMPNGTLRESLSGRSGIHLDWKRRLRITLGSARGLAYLHELANPPIIHRDIKTTNILLDEHLTAKVADFGLSKLVSDSAKGHVSTQVKGTLGYLDPEYYMTQQLTEKSDVYSFGVVMLELITAKQPIEKGKYIVREVRMIMNKDDEEYYGLGELIDRNIRNSGPLIGFARFLELAMQCVEESAADRPTMSDLVKAVETILQNDGMNTNSTSASSSATDFNSSKSAPKHPYNDGLPKKDVTDTNSAFEYSGGYTVSAKVEPK; via the exons ATGGCAACCGTGAGGTTGCTGCTGTTTCTGGCTTTGTGCTCTGGGATTCAAGTGGTGTTCTCCGATGACG CAGCTGCTGGGCTTCAATCCTTCAAGGCCGTCTGGCGAAATTATCCACCCAGCTGGGACCGGTCAAGTGATTACTGTGGGTGGGAAGGAATCACCTGCAATCAGGAATCCAGTGTGACTGCAAT GAGATTATCAGGCATGGGCCTGGTAGGGGATCTTAGTGGCGACATTGGGGCATTTACTGAATTAACATCCTT GGACCTTTCATTCAACCCTGGACTTACTGGTCCTCTCTCTCCACAATTAGGGCAGCTGCAAAAGTTAAATATTCT GATCCTAGCTGGCTGCAAATTCACTGGCAGTATTCCAGATGAATTGGGAAATCTTGGAGAGCTAACCTTCTT GGCTCTGAATACAAACAATTTGACCGGTAAAATACCTGCTTCTTTGGGTAAACTCTCCAAACTCTACTGGCTGGACCTTGCAGAAAATCAGTTGACTGGACCTATCCCAGTTTCATCTGCGACATCCCCAGGCTTGGACCAACTAGTGAAAGCTAAACATTT CCATTTCAACAAGAACCAGCTTTCAGGTTCAATTCCAGCCACACTATTCAGCGCTGAGATGGTCCTGATACATGT GTTGTTTGATGGAAACAAATTAAGTGGGACTATTCCATCAACAATAGGACAAGTTCAGACTCTTGAGGCTCT TCGGCTTGATAGAAATGCTCTGACGGGACCAGTCCCAAAAAGTATTAACAACCTTACAAATGTCAATGAATT AAATTTGGCCCTTAACAATTTGACAGGCCCTCTGCCCGACTTGACTGGAATGAACTCCCTCAATTATTT AGACCTTAGTAACAACTCATTTGATCCATCAGAAGCACCAAGTTGGTTCTCAGCTTTACCCGTACTCACCACTCT GGTTGTAGAATATGGACCACTTCAAGGTACTGTGCCAGAGAAGCTTTTCAGCCTACAAGATCTACAGCAAGT GAAACTGAAAAATAATGCATTTAACGACACACTGAACTTGGGTGATAGTATCGGTGCACAACTAAATGTTGTTGATCTGCAGAACAATGATATTTCCCAAGTCACTATAGGTTATGAGTacaaaaattcattaat ACTTGTAGGGAACCCTGTGTGCAACACAACCACTGGTCTCCCTTATTGTCAGATTCCGCAAACTACAGTATATTCTACCACCATTAGTTGTGGAAACGCTAAATGCCCCGAGGATCAGAAGCTCAGCCCTCAGAGTTGTCAGTGTGCATATCCGTTTGAAGGAACACTGTACTTTAGAGCACCCACTTTCAGGGATTTATCAGATGCAAATAAGTTTCACTCCCTAGAAATGAGCCTGTGGTCGAAACTTGGCCTCAATCCTGGTTCAGTTGCTCTTGAGAACCCTTTCTTCAACATTGATGACTATCTTCAAATACAGTTGGCACTCTTTCCATCTATGGGAACCTATTTTAATAGGTCAGAGATTCTGAGGATTGGTTTTGATCTGAGCAATCAAACTTACAAGCCGCCTGCGGAGTTTGGTCCCTATATTTTTATTCCAGCTCCTTATACTTTCCGGG CCGCGCATAAGAAATCTGTAAGCACTGGTGTTGTCATTGGGATAGCAATTGGTTGTACCTTTCTGGTTTTGGGCTTAGTGGGAGTCGGAATATATGCCATTCGGCAAAAAAAACGTGCAGAAAGAGCCATTGGATTAAGCAGACCATTTG CTTCTTGGGCACCCAGCGGAAAAGATAGTGGGGGTGCACCACAGTTAAAGGGAGCAAGATGGTTTTCTTATGAGGAGCTTAAGAAGTGCACCAATAATTTCTCTGACAATAATGAGATAGGATCCGGCGGCTACGGCAAG GTTTACAGGGGCATGTTTGCTGATGGACTAGTTGTGGCAATCAAAAGAGCTCAGCAAGGATCAATGCAGGGTGGTCTTGAGTTCAAGACTGAAATTGAATTGCTCTCACGAGTTCATCACAAAAATCTTGTCGGTCTTGTCGGGTTTTGTTTTGAACAAGGAGAACAGATGCTGGTTTACGAATATATGCCCAATGGAACACTTAGGGAAAGCTTGTCAG GGAGATCTGGCATTCATCTCGACTGGAAGCGAAGACTCCGCATCACTCTTGGCTCAGCAAGAGGACTAGCATATCTACATGAGCTTGCAAACCCTCCTATAATCCATAGAGATATTAAAACCACCAATATTCTATTGGATGAACATTTAACGGCAAAGGTTGCAGATTTTGGCTTGTCCAAGCTGGTTTCTGACAGTGCAAAAGGACATGTTTCAACTCAGGTCAAAGGCACACTG GGATATCTGGATCCTGAATACTACATGACTCAACAGTTAACTGAGAAGAGTGATGTATACAGTTTCGGAGTGGTTATGCTTGAATTGATAACTGCAAAGCAACCGATTGAGAAGGGAAAATACATTGTCCGCGAGGTACGCATGATAATGAACAAGGATGATGAAGAGTACTATGGGTTGGGGGAGTTAATAGATCGAAACATTAGAAACTCAGGACCCCTTATAGGTTTTGCGAGGTTCTTGGAGTTGGCCATGCAATGCGTTGAAGAATCAGCTGCAGATCGTCCAACAATGAGTGATCTTGTCAAGGCTGTTGAAACCATTCTACAGAATGATGGGATGAATACAAACTCAACATCAGCCTCTTCATCTGCCACTGACTTTAATTCTTCAAAAAGTGCTCCTAAACATCCATACAACGACGGTTTGCCAAAGAAGGATGTGACTGACACTAATAGCGCCTTTGAATACAGTGGCGGATACACCGTTTCTGCGAAAGTAGAACCGAAATAG